One region of Termitidicoccus mucosus genomic DNA includes:
- the lepB gene encoding signal peptidase I, with protein MFGLFQSVEKQMRSNARNWLELSDKIYHYRRDELTDTDLSDLQKKAGALRMHLQERAEGGRLKFDIEALEPVLRRVGGKFYPRSGWQEWIEFLVVAAIVILACRQYFFQPFKIPTNSMWPTYNGMVPEVHATPADEPAAASRLIRKAAFGASAYRIDAPADGEVLIPIQSNGVPLWRPTKGRHWLVLPQAQKAYDLVVGDQIVTVSVPEDFDFGWMLKDTFAPGQTDYSAALRNWLNDRKYSDRMVTTADGRTVPLRFIHTGKTVKKGERVLSFDIVTGDQLFVDRMSYHFVRPKVGSGFVFRTDNIEGLMAGGSKPSYYIKRLAGEPGDTLEIRPPVLYRNGGPITGAQAFDDNAARHGRYRGYINTGLLGQGSPYTVSENGYIALGDNSNNSLDSRMWGEVPKKDVVGRPLWVFYPFTSHWGSAK; from the coding sequence ATGTTCGGCCTCTTCCAATCCGTCGAAAAACAAATGCGCTCCAACGCCCGCAACTGGCTCGAACTCTCGGACAAGATTTACCATTACCGCCGCGACGAACTCACCGACACCGACCTCTCCGATCTCCAGAAAAAAGCCGGCGCTCTCCGCATGCATCTTCAAGAACGCGCCGAGGGCGGCCGGCTGAAGTTCGACATCGAGGCGCTCGAGCCCGTCTTGCGCCGCGTCGGCGGAAAGTTTTACCCGCGCTCCGGCTGGCAGGAATGGATCGAGTTCCTCGTCGTCGCCGCCATCGTCATTCTCGCCTGCCGCCAGTATTTCTTCCAGCCCTTCAAGATTCCCACGAACTCGATGTGGCCCACCTACAACGGCATGGTCCCCGAAGTCCACGCCACGCCCGCCGACGAACCTGCCGCCGCGAGCCGTCTCATCCGCAAAGCCGCCTTCGGCGCCTCCGCCTACCGCATCGACGCGCCCGCCGACGGCGAGGTGCTCATCCCCATCCAGAGCAACGGCGTCCCGCTCTGGCGTCCCACCAAGGGCCGCCACTGGCTCGTCCTTCCCCAGGCCCAGAAAGCCTACGATCTCGTGGTTGGCGACCAGATCGTGACGGTCAGCGTCCCCGAGGATTTTGATTTTGGCTGGATGCTCAAGGACACCTTCGCGCCTGGGCAGACCGACTACTCCGCAGCGCTCCGCAATTGGCTGAACGACAGAAAATATTCCGACCGCATGGTCACCACCGCCGACGGGCGGACCGTCCCTTTGCGCTTCATCCACACCGGCAAGACCGTGAAAAAAGGCGAGCGCGTCCTCTCCTTCGACATCGTCACCGGCGACCAGCTTTTTGTCGACCGCATGAGCTACCACTTCGTGCGTCCCAAGGTCGGCTCCGGCTTTGTCTTTCGCACCGACAACATCGAAGGGCTCATGGCCGGCGGCAGCAAACCCAGCTACTACATCAAACGCCTCGCCGGCGAGCCCGGCGACACCCTCGAGATCCGCCCGCCCGTCCTTTATCGCAACGGCGGTCCCATCACCGGCGCGCAAGCCTTCGATGACAACGCCGCCCGGCACGGGCGCTATCGCGGCTACATCAACACCGGCCTGCTCGGCCAGGGCTCGCCCTACACGGTATCAGAAAACGGATACATCGCGCTCGGCGACAATTCCAACAACAGCCTCGACAGCCGCATGTGGGGCGAAGTCCCGAAGAAAGACGTCGTCGGCCGCCCGCTCTGGGTTTTTTATCCCTTCACCAGCCACTGGGGCTCGGCGAAATAA
- the hutI gene encoding imidazolonepropionase codes for MTPPPADSAAHAPLLIRNARVLTLAGAQTPRRGAALRELGVIPQGEVLVADGLIAAVGEKVDVPPDARVIDALGRVLMPGFVDCHTHACWAGDRLDEWERLMRGESYEEILRKGGAIHATARAVREATRNQLSANLRARLEEALRGGTTTIEVKSGYGLTVEAELKMLRAIQRAAGEWPGTVVPTALIGHAFEGNLDDYVKLVVRDLLPEIIREFPGIAVDAFCEPGAWTVEACVKLFEKARKRHPIRVHADWWKPSGMIPEAVRMHALSVDHLESSTRADLELLAGSGTFGVVLPATAFHAGGRFASAAFFVDQGGALALATNCNPGTAPTLSMPLVIALAVRFCGLSPEEAIVASTANPAALLGFSDRGTIEAGRRADLILLHHKDERLLAHEFGGNPVAQVICGGRLV; via the coding sequence ATGACCCCGCCGCCCGCCGATTCCGCCGCCCACGCGCCTCTCCTCATCCGCAACGCCCGTGTGCTCACGCTGGCCGGGGCGCAAACACCGAGGCGTGGCGCGGCGCTGCGCGAACTGGGCGTGATTCCGCAAGGCGAGGTGCTCGTGGCGGATGGCCTCATCGCGGCGGTTGGCGAAAAAGTGGATGTCCCGCCCGACGCGCGCGTGATTGACGCGCTCGGGCGCGTGCTCATGCCGGGATTTGTCGACTGCCACACGCATGCGTGCTGGGCGGGCGACCGGCTCGACGAATGGGAGCGCTTGATGCGCGGCGAGTCCTACGAGGAAATCCTGCGCAAGGGCGGCGCCATCCATGCGACCGCGCGGGCCGTGCGCGAGGCAACGCGCAATCAGCTCTCGGCCAACTTGCGCGCGCGGCTGGAGGAGGCGTTGCGCGGCGGCACCACGACCATCGAGGTCAAGAGCGGCTACGGACTCACGGTCGAGGCCGAGTTGAAAATGCTGCGCGCCATCCAGCGCGCGGCGGGCGAATGGCCGGGCACGGTGGTGCCGACGGCGCTGATCGGCCACGCCTTCGAGGGCAACCTCGACGACTACGTGAAACTGGTCGTGCGCGACCTGCTGCCGGAGATCATCCGCGAGTTTCCGGGCATTGCAGTGGACGCGTTTTGCGAGCCCGGCGCGTGGACGGTCGAGGCATGCGTGAAACTTTTTGAAAAGGCGCGCAAACGCCACCCGATCCGCGTGCATGCCGACTGGTGGAAACCGTCGGGGATGATTCCCGAGGCGGTACGCATGCACGCGCTCAGCGTGGATCACCTGGAGTCGTCAACCCGGGCCGATCTCGAACTGCTTGCCGGCTCGGGCACGTTCGGCGTGGTGCTGCCGGCGACGGCGTTTCACGCCGGCGGGCGTTTCGCGAGCGCGGCGTTTTTCGTGGACCAGGGCGGGGCGCTCGCGCTCGCGACGAATTGCAACCCCGGCACCGCGCCGACGCTCTCGATGCCGCTGGTCATCGCGCTGGCCGTGCGATTCTGCGGGCTTTCACCGGAGGAGGCGATTGTCGCGAGCACGGCGAACCCGGCGGCGTTGCTGGGTTTTTCCGACCGGGGCACGATCGAGGCGGGCAGGCGCGCGGATTTGATCCTGCTGCATCACAAGGACGAGCGCCTGCTCGCGCACGAATTCGGCGGCAATCCGGTCGCCCAAGTCATCTGCGGCGGGCGGCTGGTGTAG
- a CDS encoding helix-turn-helix domain-containing protein, with protein sequence MNYTQLFRTLRESKGLTHDGLAKLAGCHRNTVINVESGRPVKFKTIAELMLMMGYDTTSPETKSVALLWLESISGINLTNEQSAADAHERIAQYRATEKEAADLLAQSVMGEHLNVNQIRTLYFAVSHPEIIAVIENIRKLIEQDKDESAPGAS encoded by the coding sequence ATGAACTACACACAGCTTTTCAGGACTTTAAGAGAATCCAAAGGTCTTACTCACGATGGCCTTGCGAAACTTGCTGGCTGTCACCGGAATACGGTGATCAATGTCGAGAGCGGACGCCCGGTAAAATTCAAAACCATCGCTGAATTGATGCTGATGATGGGTTATGACACGACCTCGCCCGAAACCAAGAGTGTCGCCCTTCTCTGGCTCGAATCGATCAGCGGAATCAATCTGACCAACGAGCAAAGCGCCGCCGATGCCCATGAACGCATCGCCCAATATCGCGCCACGGAGAAAGAGGCCGCCGACCTTCTCGCGCAGTCCGTCATGGGCGAGCACCTCAACGTGAACCAGATTCGCACCCTTTACTTTGCCGTCTCCCACCCCGAGATCATCGCGGTGATCGAGAATATCCGCAAACTGATCGAACAGGACAAAGACGAGTCCGCCCCGGGCGCATCGTAA
- a CDS encoding peptidylprolyl isomerase, whose protein sequence is MPPIRCIAFLLAAAILPRLAAQQSGAQPQQPPSDGLDLRFANGIVAVVEDRPITVDDIRREIQPLLPQIQRDATSQRDFENKLQALQDDIIQQHVDRVLIVKEFYKEKEGEPKKSIPTSFIDNQLSEIIITQYDNDRSKFLASLRQQGKTIREYRREIEEDIIYGYMRSQQRKSQSVVSPVKVETFYNENKDRFHQEDQVHLRLIQFSRTNGESDAELKVKANEVVNRLKNGEAFGDIAKEVSQDTRRSKGGDWGWQKRSDLKPELSEPLFKLNKGEVTDPILMPEGAFLMYVEERKHAGLQPLDEVRDQIERILVQQMARTSQEQWLERLRRNGYIKYY, encoded by the coding sequence ATGCCGCCCATTCGTTGCATCGCCTTTCTTCTCGCCGCCGCCATTCTCCCGCGCCTCGCCGCCCAGCAATCCGGCGCTCAGCCGCAGCAACCGCCCTCCGACGGCCTTGATCTGCGTTTCGCCAACGGCATCGTCGCCGTCGTCGAGGACCGCCCCATCACGGTTGACGACATCCGCCGCGAAATCCAGCCGCTCCTCCCCCAGATCCAGCGCGACGCCACCAGCCAGCGCGATTTTGAAAACAAGCTCCAGGCCCTTCAGGACGACATCATCCAGCAGCACGTTGACCGCGTCCTCATCGTGAAGGAATTTTACAAGGAAAAGGAAGGCGAGCCCAAGAAATCCATCCCCACGAGCTTCATCGACAACCAGCTCTCCGAAATCATCATCACCCAATACGACAACGACCGCTCCAAATTCCTCGCCAGCCTCCGCCAGCAGGGCAAAACCATCCGCGAATACCGTCGCGAAATCGAGGAGGACATCATTTACGGCTACATGCGCTCCCAGCAGCGCAAGAGCCAGAGCGTCGTCAGCCCCGTGAAGGTCGAGACCTTTTACAACGAAAACAAGGACCGCTTCCATCAGGAGGACCAAGTCCACCTGCGCCTCATCCAGTTCAGCCGGACCAACGGCGAGAGCGATGCCGAACTCAAGGTCAAGGCCAACGAAGTCGTCAACCGCCTGAAAAACGGCGAAGCCTTCGGCGACATCGCCAAGGAAGTCAGCCAGGACACCCGCCGCAGCAAAGGCGGCGACTGGGGCTGGCAGAAACGCTCCGACTTGAAGCCCGAACTCAGCGAACCGCTCTTCAAGTTGAACAAGGGCGAAGTGACCGACCCGATCCTCATGCCCGAGGGGGCGTTTTTGATGTATGTCGAGGAGCGCAAACACGCCGGTCTCCAGCCGCTCGACGAAGTGCGCGACCAGATCGAGCGCATCCTGGTCCAGCAGATGGCCCGCACCAGCCAGGAGCAATGGTTGGAACGCCTCCGCCGCAACGGCTACATAAAGTATTACTGA
- the lepA gene encoding translation elongation factor 4 has translation MEELLTRNFCIIAHVDHGKTTLSDRLLEYTNTVAQRILTDQHLDAMDLERERGITIKSHPVTMSYPAKDGRVYKLNLMDTPGHVDFSYEVSRSLAACEGALLLIDAAQGVEAQTVANAHLATAQELKIIPVINKIDLPSANLELCLKQLEDILMIPEDEAILASGKSGIGIEDILEAVVSRIPSPRWRDHPHTRALVFDSIYDSYRGVITYMRVFSGALKAGDQMMLMSTGQKSEVKEVGIFTPKMQKTDSLGEGDVGYLVSNIKDTSEVKVGDTVTLARQPAIEMLPGYKEVRPMVFCGLYPLESNDYEKLKAALGRLRLNDAAFLYQSESSVALGFGFRCGFLGLLHMEIIQERIRREHDVEIISTYPSVVYRVMTHGAADYIEVDNPVLLPDPGTIDEISEPTINAAIHIPNDSMGDILALIMEKRGTVEHTDTLDHTRVMLTCVLPLNEILVDFNDRLKSLTHGYGSMDYELGDYRPADLVKMDILINGDPVDAFSSIVHREKAEGKGRELCERLAEIIPPQMFKVAIQAAIGGKIIARDNVRVLRKDVTAKCYGGDITRKRKLLEKQKEGKKKMKLIGKVSIPPDAFIQVLKNN, from the coding sequence ATGGAAGAACTCCTGACCCGCAATTTCTGCATCATCGCCCACGTCGATCACGGCAAGACGACGCTCTCCGACCGCCTGCTCGAATACACCAACACCGTCGCCCAGCGCATCCTCACCGACCAGCATCTCGACGCGATGGACCTCGAGCGCGAACGCGGCATCACCATCAAGAGCCATCCCGTCACCATGAGCTACCCGGCCAAGGACGGCCGCGTTTACAAACTCAACCTCATGGACACGCCCGGCCACGTCGATTTTTCCTACGAGGTTTCCCGGTCGCTCGCCGCCTGCGAAGGCGCGCTCCTCCTCATCGACGCCGCGCAGGGCGTCGAGGCGCAAACCGTCGCCAACGCCCACCTCGCCACCGCGCAGGAGCTGAAAATCATTCCGGTCATCAACAAAATCGACCTCCCCTCGGCCAACCTCGAACTCTGCCTCAAGCAGCTCGAGGACATCCTCATGATCCCCGAGGACGAGGCCATCCTCGCCAGCGGCAAATCCGGCATCGGCATCGAAGACATCCTCGAGGCCGTCGTCAGCCGCATCCCGTCGCCGCGCTGGCGCGACCACCCGCACACCCGCGCCCTGGTTTTCGATTCCATCTACGACTCCTACCGCGGCGTCATCACCTACATGCGCGTCTTCTCCGGCGCGCTGAAAGCGGGCGACCAGATGATGCTCATGAGCACCGGCCAGAAATCCGAGGTCAAGGAGGTCGGCATCTTCACCCCGAAAATGCAGAAGACCGACTCCCTCGGCGAAGGCGACGTCGGCTACCTCGTTTCCAACATCAAGGACACCTCCGAGGTCAAGGTCGGCGACACCGTCACGCTCGCGCGCCAGCCCGCCATCGAAATGCTCCCCGGCTACAAGGAAGTCCGCCCGATGGTTTTCTGCGGCCTCTACCCGCTCGAGTCGAACGACTACGAAAAACTCAAGGCCGCCCTCGGCCGCCTCCGCCTCAACGACGCCGCCTTCCTCTACCAGTCCGAAAGCTCCGTCGCCCTCGGCTTCGGTTTCCGCTGCGGCTTCCTCGGCCTTCTCCACATGGAAATCATCCAGGAGCGCATCCGCCGCGAGCACGACGTGGAAATCATCTCCACCTATCCCAGCGTCGTTTACCGCGTCATGACGCACGGCGCCGCCGACTACATCGAAGTGGACAACCCCGTCCTCCTGCCCGATCCCGGCACCATCGACGAAATCTCCGAGCCCACCATCAACGCCGCCATCCACATCCCCAACGACAGCATGGGCGACATCCTCGCCCTCATCATGGAAAAACGCGGCACCGTCGAGCACACCGACACCCTCGACCACACCCGCGTGATGCTCACCTGCGTCCTCCCGCTCAACGAAATCCTCGTCGATTTCAACGACCGCCTGAAAAGTCTCACGCACGGCTACGGCTCCATGGACTACGAACTCGGCGACTACCGCCCCGCCGACCTCGTGAAAATGGACATCCTCATCAATGGCGACCCCGTGGACGCGTTCTCCAGCATCGTGCATCGCGAGAAAGCCGAGGGCAAAGGCCGCGAGCTTTGCGAACGCCTCGCCGAAATCATCCCGCCGCAGATGTTCAAAGTCGCCATTCAGGCGGCCATCGGCGGCAAGATCATCGCCCGTGACAACGTCCGCGTCCTCCGCAAGGACGTGACCGCGAAATGCTACGGCGGCGACATCACCCGCAAGCGCAAGCTCCTCGAAAAGCAGAAGGAGGGCAAAAAGAAGATGAAGCTCATCGGCAAAGTCTCCATCCCCCCCGACGCCTTTATCCAGGTGCTGAAAAACAACTAG
- a CDS encoding SlyX family protein, which translates to MNAETLQRMARVEERLAWLERHMTEQDKVMLELTETLDRLRREAEVLRRRVGDGINLHPQEEERPPHY; encoded by the coding sequence ATGAATGCCGAAACACTGCAACGAATGGCCCGGGTGGAAGAGCGATTGGCATGGCTGGAGCGGCATATGACAGAACAGGACAAGGTAATGCTGGAGTTGACAGAGACATTGGATCGACTGCGTCGCGAGGCAGAGGTTTTGCGTCGGAGGGTGGGCGACGGAATAAATTTACATCCACAAGAAGAGGAACGTCCACCGCATTATTAG
- the mfd gene encoding transcription-repair coupling factor, with the protein MSAASQVPYRAKHVGVCPPARGAVIAALVRAQPAPVWIIVAEHARLAEQLAEDISFFLETHASPAASAEVLLFPESMPDTGDMREAFAASADRLTVLSALRARRSAGECGMRIADCGMKGAPAPDANGSGSSPIPHSAIRIPHSLLVLTTPAALLQPVPALEQFATAEFTLARGQSQSFQGLLEKLRALDYDSEAVCEAPGHYAIRGGIIDVYPVTATQPYRLDFFGDEIEDIRAFDPVTQRSGESVASITLSATPRVRLAPSKTGLADYLPARAANLLLVEPAALDAAFSRLALENASVDAGASPTLAGFLPRFAALLGVSDLDEAAALFDTPDTQENLWDTESLAHHRNYPSDGLVANERLQAEEDARARFLAQAATWSHEGYALAIVTAKEGEENRAKEILAADSKLKKLRPRYLRGTLNEGFRITNRGEGFSIFDFRFSIEGASAPFGTTARQRPIENRESKIENPSRGLVLVTETELFGRRRPRRPGSTSAQRRLTAQRAQVDQLLDFSELVEGDYVVHLQHGIAHYRGLTRVEHAGGAREVISLEFDDGVTLHVPLQESHLVSRYVGLGKTRPQLGRVGSGRWEKTRRAAELATIDLAAELLRIQASREARPGHAFDPDTVWQKEFEASFPFTETRDQLRAIDETKDDMERPRPMDRLICGDVGFGKTEVAIRAAFKAVQSGRQVALLVPTTVLAQQHLNTFRERMAGYPVNIEMVSRFRTRAEQNKIVAATAAGQVDILIGTHRILQKDIRFRELGLVIIDEEQRFGVKHKETLKAMRATVDVLSMSATPIPRTLYMAMTGARDMSVIETAPVNRHPVQTIVKTYDEKIIVEAVRREIRRGGQVFYLHNRVQTIDLVAARLRELLPDLDIGVGHGQMDEKDLERVMTDFVAGNHHVLVCTTIIESGLDIPNCNTIIIEGADRFGLSQLYQLRGRVGRFKHQAYAYLLLHRHTQLVEIARQRLNALRAHNQLGAGFRIAMRDLELRGAGNLLGPQQSGHIVGVGFELYCQLLRQSVARLKGEKQAAAIRATVKLDFVYVGEAESGADSPPVGRAKPPAEPPRHARGALPPHRTFQAPASKSAPIPQSSYAAIKAAEDDASGIVPLAPIQARIPVSYIAETRLRIDLYRRLALTDSPAALKEIEADLRDRFGPIPEEIRALLLVTEIRIRAEQKGILSVETESTRLKCLRNTGKRDDFIMHGARFPRLSAPKPLSRLREIITFLNNQPNP; encoded by the coding sequence ATGTCAGCAGCCAGCCAGGTCCCGTATCGCGCCAAACATGTCGGCGTCTGCCCGCCCGCCCGCGGGGCGGTCATTGCCGCGCTCGTCCGCGCCCAACCCGCGCCGGTATGGATCATCGTGGCCGAACACGCCCGCCTTGCCGAGCAACTCGCCGAGGACATCTCGTTCTTTCTGGAAACCCATGCCTCCCCGGCGGCGTCCGCCGAGGTGCTCCTTTTCCCCGAGTCCATGCCCGACACCGGCGACATGCGCGAAGCCTTTGCGGCCTCCGCCGACCGCCTCACCGTCCTCTCCGCCCTGCGCGCCCGGCGCAGCGCTGGCGAATGCGGAATGCGGATTGCGGATTGCGGAATGAAAGGCGCTCCCGCGCCGGATGCGAACGGGAGCGGAAGCTCCCCCATTCCGCATTCCGCAATCCGCATTCCGCACTCCCTCCTCGTCCTCACCACCCCCGCCGCGCTCCTGCAACCCGTCCCCGCGCTCGAGCAATTCGCCACCGCCGAGTTCACCCTCGCGCGCGGGCAAAGCCAGTCCTTCCAAGGACTCCTCGAAAAACTCCGTGCGCTCGACTACGACTCCGAGGCCGTCTGCGAGGCCCCCGGCCACTATGCCATCCGCGGAGGCATCATCGACGTTTATCCCGTCACTGCCACGCAGCCTTACCGCCTCGATTTCTTCGGCGACGAAATAGAGGACATCCGCGCCTTCGATCCCGTCACGCAACGCTCCGGCGAATCCGTCGCCAGCATCACGCTCTCGGCCACCCCGCGCGTCCGCCTCGCCCCCTCGAAAACCGGCCTCGCCGACTACCTTCCTGCCCGCGCCGCCAATCTCCTCCTTGTCGAGCCCGCCGCCCTTGACGCCGCCTTCAGCCGGCTGGCCTTGGAAAACGCCTCCGTCGACGCCGGCGCATCCCCCACCCTCGCCGGCTTCTTGCCCCGGTTCGCCGCGCTCCTCGGCGTGAGCGATCTCGACGAGGCCGCCGCGCTCTTCGACACGCCCGACACGCAGGAAAACCTCTGGGACACGGAAAGCCTTGCGCACCATCGCAACTATCCCTCCGATGGACTTGTCGCCAACGAACGCCTCCAAGCCGAGGAAGATGCCCGCGCCCGTTTTCTGGCCCAGGCCGCCACCTGGTCGCACGAAGGCTACGCACTCGCCATCGTCACCGCCAAGGAAGGCGAGGAAAACCGCGCCAAGGAAATCCTCGCCGCCGATTCCAAGCTGAAAAAACTCCGCCCCCGCTACCTCCGGGGGACGTTAAACGAAGGATTCCGCATCACCAATCGGGGGGAGGGATTTTCGATTTTCGATTTTCGATTTTCGATTGAAGGAGCTTCCGCTCCCTTCGGAACAACGGCGCGGCAGCGCCCAATCGAAAATCGAGAATCGAAAATCGAAAATCCCTCCCGCGGCCTCGTCCTCGTCACGGAAACCGAACTCTTCGGCCGGCGGCGCCCGCGCCGCCCCGGCTCCACCTCCGCGCAACGCCGCCTCACCGCCCAGCGCGCCCAGGTTGACCAGCTCCTCGATTTCTCCGAACTCGTCGAAGGCGACTACGTTGTCCACCTCCAGCACGGCATCGCGCACTACCGCGGCCTCACCCGCGTCGAGCACGCCGGCGGCGCGCGCGAGGTCATCTCGCTCGAATTCGACGACGGCGTCACCCTCCACGTCCCGCTCCAGGAATCGCACCTCGTCAGCCGTTACGTCGGCCTCGGCAAGACCCGTCCGCAACTCGGGCGCGTCGGCTCCGGCCGCTGGGAAAAAACCCGCCGCGCCGCCGAACTCGCCACCATCGACCTCGCCGCCGAACTTCTCCGCATCCAGGCCTCGCGCGAAGCCCGGCCCGGACACGCCTTCGATCCCGACACTGTCTGGCAGAAGGAATTCGAAGCCTCCTTTCCCTTCACCGAAACCCGCGACCAGCTCCGCGCCATCGACGAAACCAAGGACGACATGGAGCGCCCGCGCCCGATGGACCGCCTCATCTGCGGCGACGTCGGCTTCGGCAAAACCGAGGTCGCCATCCGCGCGGCCTTCAAGGCCGTCCAGTCCGGCCGCCAGGTCGCCCTCCTCGTGCCCACCACCGTCCTCGCGCAACAGCACCTCAACACCTTCCGCGAACGCATGGCCGGCTACCCCGTCAACATCGAGATGGTCTCCCGCTTCCGCACCCGCGCCGAGCAAAACAAAATCGTCGCCGCTACCGCCGCCGGGCAGGTGGACATTCTCATCGGCACCCACCGCATTCTTCAAAAAGACATCCGCTTCCGCGAACTCGGCCTCGTCATCATCGACGAGGAGCAACGCTTCGGCGTGAAACACAAGGAAACCCTCAAGGCCATGCGCGCCACCGTGGATGTCCTCAGCATGTCCGCCACGCCCATCCCCCGCACCCTCTACATGGCCATGACCGGCGCGCGCGACATGAGCGTCATCGAAACCGCCCCCGTCAACCGCCACCCCGTCCAGACCATCGTCAAGACCTATGACGAAAAAATCATCGTCGAGGCCGTCCGCCGCGAAATCCGGCGCGGCGGCCAGGTTTTTTACCTCCACAACCGCGTCCAGACCATCGACCTCGTCGCCGCCCGCCTCCGCGAACTCCTGCCCGACCTCGACATCGGCGTGGGCCACGGCCAGATGGACGAAAAAGACCTGGAGCGCGTGATGACCGATTTTGTCGCGGGCAACCACCACGTCCTCGTCTGCACCACCATCATCGAAAGCGGCCTCGATATCCCCAACTGCAACACCATCATCATCGAAGGCGCCGACCGCTTCGGGCTCTCCCAGCTCTACCAGCTCCGCGGCCGCGTCGGCCGCTTCAAGCACCAAGCCTACGCCTACCTCCTCCTCCACCGCCACACGCAGCTCGTCGAAATCGCCCGCCAGCGCCTCAACGCCCTCCGTGCGCACAACCAGCTCGGCGCCGGCTTCCGCATCGCCATGCGCGACCTCGAGCTCCGCGGCGCCGGCAATCTCCTCGGCCCGCAGCAAAGCGGCCACATCGTCGGCGTCGGCTTCGAACTCTACTGCCAGCTCCTCCGCCAGTCCGTCGCCCGGTTGAAAGGCGAAAAACAAGCCGCCGCCATCCGCGCCACCGTGAAGCTTGATTTTGTGTATGTCGGCGAGGCCGAAAGCGGCGCGGACTCCCCGCCCGTGGGTAGGGCGAAGCCTCCGGCTGAGCCGCCGCGCCATGCCCGCGGAGCCCTCCCGCCACACCGCACTTTTCAAGCCCCCGCATCCAAATCCGCCCCCATTCCGCAATCCAGCTACGCCGCCATCAAAGCCGCCGAGGACGACGCCAGCGGCATCGTCCCCCTCGCGCCGATCCAGGCGCGCATCCCTGTTTCCTATATCGCCGAGACGCGCCTCCGCATCGACCTTTACCGCCGCCTCGCGCTGACCGACAGCCCTGCCGCGCTGAAAGAAATCGAAGCCGATCTCCGCGACCGCTTTGGCCCGATTCCCGAGGAAATCCGGGCACTCCTGCTCGTCACCGAGATTCGCATCCGCGCGGAACAAAAAGGCATCCTCTCCGTCGAAACCGAGAGCACCCGCCTCAAATGCCTGCGCAACACCGGCAAACGCGACGACTTCATCATGCACGGCGCCCGTTTTCCCCGCCTCTCCGCCCCCAAGCCGCTCTCGCGCCTCCGCGAAATCATCACCTTCCTCAACAACCAGCCCAATCCATGA
- the hemB gene encoding porphobilinogen synthase — MSGSFKLDLPVRPRRLRRTAGIRALVEETTLRPADFIAPLFVIDGKAAPEPVGSMPGVERLNIADLVKECRGLLKTGVRAVALFPKIDPRLKNDHGTAALDEDALILRAVRAVKKALPELVVITDIALDPYTTHGHDGLLTSDGADVANDATVEVLVKMSVLHARAGVDFVAPSDMMDGRIAAIRRALDAAGCEQTAIMAYSSKFASAFYGPFRDAVGSSKAADSAPLDKRTYQLSPANRREAVVEALLDESEGADALMVKPAGPYLDIIREVRDATRKPLAAYQVSGEYAQLHAAAKLGWLDLERTAMESLLAIKRAGADMILTYFAKTAARLLQGGGK, encoded by the coding sequence ATGTCTGGTTCATTCAAACTCGATCTTCCCGTCCGTCCCCGCCGTCTCCGCCGCACCGCCGGCATCCGCGCCCTCGTGGAAGAAACCACGCTTCGCCCCGCGGACTTCATCGCGCCGCTCTTTGTCATTGATGGCAAGGCCGCGCCCGAGCCGGTGGGGTCGATGCCCGGCGTCGAGCGGCTCAATATCGCCGACCTCGTGAAGGAATGTCGCGGACTTCTGAAAACCGGGGTGCGCGCCGTGGCGCTGTTTCCCAAGATCGATCCGCGCCTGAAGAACGATCACGGCACGGCCGCGCTCGACGAGGACGCGCTCATTCTCCGCGCCGTCCGCGCCGTGAAAAAGGCCCTGCCGGAACTCGTGGTCATCACCGATATCGCGCTCGATCCCTACACCACGCACGGACACGACGGATTACTCACGTCCGACGGCGCCGACGTGGCCAACGACGCCACGGTGGAGGTGCTCGTGAAAATGTCCGTGCTGCATGCGCGCGCCGGCGTCGATTTCGTGGCGCCGTCCGACATGATGGACGGACGCATCGCCGCCATCCGCCGCGCGCTCGATGCGGCGGGCTGCGAGCAGACGGCGATCATGGCCTATTCGTCGAAATTTGCCTCGGCTTTTTACGGACCGTTCAGGGATGCCGTCGGCAGTTCGAAAGCGGCCGACTCCGCGCCGCTCGACAAGCGCACCTACCAACTCAGCCCGGCCAACCGCCGCGAGGCCGTCGTCGAGGCGTTGCTCGACGAAAGCGAAGGCGCGGACGCGCTCATGGTCAAGCCCGCCGGCCCGTATCTCGACATCATCCGAGAGGTGCGCGACGCCACGCGCAAGCCGCTCGCCGCTTATCAGGTTTCCGGCGAATATGCGCAGCTCCACGCCGCCGCGAAACTCGGCTGGCTCGACTTGGAGCGCACCGCGATGGAGTCGCTTCTCGCCATCAAGCGCGCAGGCGCGGACATGATCCTCACCTACTTCGCAAAAACCGCGGCCCGGCTGCTTCAAGGCGGCGGAAAGTAG